A region of Dioscorea cayenensis subsp. rotundata cultivar TDr96_F1 chromosome 5, TDr96_F1_v2_PseudoChromosome.rev07_lg8_w22 25.fasta, whole genome shotgun sequence DNA encodes the following proteins:
- the LOC120260250 gene encoding protein ASPARTIC PROTEASE IN GUARD CELL 1-like, whose translation MVKIHSPKYTLKEVDFKHVPYGEVCQAICRRNSLLSTLNPLRLLPGESYKDRAFSLCGPLGDNDSHVQKDMETIGTSILEVRTSSCLVKRYASIDTGSDLVWINCKPCNSCPEKENPPFDETTSLTYHRFPCLSLVCTKEEDFSCSDNRFCNFRRTYQDDTEVKGELGIDIVLIPLANEPKFANLSFFTFGCAHYSNGSYNRQTEDGLLGLGRGTLSFINQLKAERFSHCFPPLYRNDGRGEMKFGSNAELIGGRTPMLDVPGRQFNYFVKLQGISVGDVRLDLPDRYFDLRSDGNGGFIIDSGTALSTLSDYAYYSMLPMLDKAIGVKRVEEYMYPYQTCYWPTERQIRRVSLTYHFAGIDIAFYSSGVFAKLNSYIMCLSINPNGDIGPSVLGALGQTDLNIGYDLSGNFIFMKPRLC comes from the exons ATGGTTAAGATTCATTCTCCGAAATACACATTAAAGGAAGTGGACTTCAAACATGTCCCATACGGTGAAGTTTGTCAGGCTATATGCCGTAGGAATTCGTTATTATCAACATTGAATCCTTTACGTCTATTGCCTGGTGAGTCTTACAAGGATAGGGCATTTAGCTTATGTGGACCACTCGGGGATAATGATTCTCATGTGCAAAAGGATATGGAGACAATTGGGACATCTATTTTGGAGGTCAGGACAA GTTCTTGTCTTGTTAAGCGATATGCTTCCATTGATACTGGCAGTGATCTTGTATGGATTAACTGCAAACCTTGCAACTCATGTCCTGAGAAAGAAAATCCTCCATTTGATGAAACAACTTCTCTCACATATCATAGGTTCCCTTGCCTTTCTTTAGTATGTACCAAAGAAGAAGATTTCTCATGTTCGGATAATCGATTCTGCAACTTCCGAAGAACATATCAAGATGACACAGAAGTGAAGGGAGAGCTTGGCATTGACATTGTTCTGATCCCCCTTgcaaatgagccaaagtttgcAAACTTGAGCTTCTTCACCTTCGGTTGTGCCCACTACAGTAATGGTAGTTATAACCGGCAGACTGAAGACGGTCTTTTAGGACTTGGCAGAGGGACACTGTCATTCATCAACCAGTTGAAAGCCGAAAGATTCTCACATTGCTTCCCTCCATTATATAGAAACGACGGGAGAGGAGAAATGAAGTTTGGTTCAAATGCTGAACTTATTGGAGGACGAACACCAATGTTAGATGTCCCTGGGAGACAATTCAATTACTTTGTAAAGTTGCAAGGTATCAGTGTGGGTGATGTCAGACTGGACCTTCCAGACAGATACTTTGATCTAAGATCAGATGGCAATGGAGGTTTCATTATCGACTCCGGGACGGCATTATCAACCCTTTCCGACTATGCTTACTACTCAATGTTACCAATGCTGGACAAAGCCATTGGAGTTAAGCGAGTGGAAGAGTACATGTATCCATACCAGACATGCTACTGGCCTACAGAAAGGCAGATAAGAAGAGTTAGCTTAACTTATCACTTTGCCGGAATCGACATCGCCTTTTATAGCTCAGGAGTGTTTGCAAAATTAAACAGTTACATAATGTGTCTCTCCATTAATCCTAATGGAGATATTGGACCTTCGGTTCTTGGTGCATTAGGCCAGACGGATTTGAATATTGGTTATGATCTCAGTGGTAACTTTATTTTCATGAAACCAAGGTTGTGTTAA
- the LOC120261504 gene encoding 5'-adenylylsulfate reductase-like 3 isoform X1, translated as MAIRVEGVGVVLFLAFLVPAGGKELGLCLRVSALASFLGLHECLVSDSLLAGSVPPIGVLEGDNIVLQRMALNIVHKNKRKHVAVLFHASWCPFSKSFRPNFDAMSSMFPTIPHFAYEESVIPPSILSRYGVHGFPLLFLLNSTMGVRHHGSRAVSSLVTFYMDVTGIKPVSQLRVEKAEGQAHLTELKGAAEQENCPFSWIRSLEKLLEQDPYLALSSAFVLLRMLYVLLPRLNSCVMWAWGQRIRPASPLNTWDYFQASLLQAKQSFSKLIPFKQSDFQEGALHAKIWASKSLASVSFGDPSSSGRSPSTLDRR; from the exons ATGGCGATAAGGGTTGAGGGCGTTGGAGTTGTGCTTTTTCTGGCGTTCTTGGTACCGGCTGGGGGAAAGGAGCTAGGGCTCTGTTTAAGGGTTTCGGCGCTGGCTTCCTTTCTGGGGCTTCATGAATGCTTGGTTTCTGATTCTCTGCTTGCTGGCAGTGTTCCACCAATTGGTGTCTTGGAG GGAGACAACATTGTATTGCAGAGGATGGCACTGAATATAGTGCACAAGAACAAGAGAAAACATGTGGCTGTGTTGTTTCATGCATCATGGTGTCCCTTCTCAAAAAGTTTTAGACCAAACTTTGATGCCATGTCTTCTATGTTTCCTACAATCCCTCATTTTGCATATGAAGAATCTGTTATACCACCAAG CATACTTTCAAGATATGGAGTTCATGGGTTTCCCCTgctatttcttttaaattctaCGATGGGGGTGCGGCATCATGGATCACGAGCTGTTAGTTCCCTTGTTACTTTCTACATGGATGTCACAG GCATCAAGCCTGTGTCTCAATTGCGTGTGGAGAAGGCTGAAGGCCAAGCACACTTAACTGAACTTAAAGGAGCTGCTGAACAAGAAAATTGTCCATTCTCATGGATAAGGTCACTGGAGAAATTACTTGAGCAAGACCCTTATTTGGCACTATCAAGTGCATTCGTTTTGTTGAGAATGCTTTATGTTCTCCTTCCAAGACTTAATTCATGTGTTATGTGGGCTTGGGGACAGCGTATCAGGCCTGCAAGTCCATTGAACACATGGGATTATTTCCAGGCATCCCTGTTGCAAGCCAAGCAGAGTTTCAGTAAGTTGATACCATTCAAACAAAGTGATTTTCAGGAAGGGGCACTGCATGCTAAGATATGGGCTTCAAAGTCACTAGCATCAGTATCCTTCGGCGACCCTTCAAGTTCCGGCCGATCACCATCAACACTTGACAGAAGATAA
- the LOC120260334 gene encoding uncharacterized protein LOC120260334: MEDFMAAATAAISGKLRPPMLLTTAHLRHLLRRSLLLLLHTLLHLLLSIIPLFSSLHSPKSPISRPYPQSPSTSPSPASRALSHVLSVISRVSVSSRKYDLIRALADRLLDDNLHFIGGAEINRAALSISFSRAVRHLESFVAPKPDGSLLNVLRSGLRVWSEKEGNTGAASVEAEKTAAEIMWMAGKMADCGAAAEAVARWGAAARLAGLALVSEPRLQVALVRVSAFLFKHVNTRMAKGVEGKEEEEECSIAQRRMAMLTSWLPLLCRATNGTDTPILTNTERAEMVRVLEATIEKLNWNEQEEVLAIWLHHFTASPDSDWPNLESCYTRWYAESRKLLLE; the protein is encoded by the exons atggaAGACTTCATGGCCGCAGCCACCGCCGCGATCTCCGGCAAGCTCCGGCCCCCGATGCTCCTAACCACTGCTCATCTCCGCCACCTCCTCCGACGCTcactcctccttctcctccacaCTCTCCTCCACCTGCTCCTCTCCATCATTCCTCTCTTCTCCTCCCTTCACTCCCCAAAATCCCCAATCTCCCGCCCCTATCCCCAATCCCCCTCCACCTCCCCCTCCCCGGCCTCTCGCGCCCTCTCCCACGTCCTCTCCGTCATCTCCCGCGTCTCCGTCTCCTCCCGCAAGTACGACCTCATCCGCGCCCTCGCTGACCGCCTGCTGGACGACAATCTCCACTTTATCGGCGGCGCAGAAATCAACCGCGCTGCCctctccatctccttctctcGCGCCGTCCGCCACCTCGAGTCCTTCGTCGCCCCCAAACCCGATGGATCCCTCCTCAATGTGTTGAGATCCGGGCTTAGGGTATGGTCAGAGAAGGAGGGCAACACCGGCGCCGCCTCCGTGGAGGCGGAGAAGACCGCTGCAGAGATCATGTGGATGGCGGGGAAGATGGCCGATTGCGGCGCGGCGGCGGAGGCGGTTGCCCGGTGGGGCGCCGCCGCGAGACTCGCCGGTCTCGCGCTTGTTTCCGAGCCACGCCTCCAGGTTGCTCTTGTTCGTGTCTCAG CATTCTTGTTCAAGCATGTAAATACTAGAATGGCCAAAGGAGtggaaggaaaagaagaagaagaagagtgttCCATAGCACAACGTCGGATGGCAATGCTGACTTCATGGCTGCCATTGTTGTGTCGGGCAACTAATGGCACAGACACACCCATCTTGACTAATACTGAGAGAGCTGAGATGGTGAGAGTTCTGGAGGCAACAATTGAGAAACTGAACTGGAACGAACAGGAGGAAGTCCTTGCGATCTGGCTCCACCACTTCACTGCCTCCCCAGACTCAGATTGGCCCAATCTTGAGTCCTGCTATACAAGATGGTACGCAGAGTCTCGCAAGCTGCTCCTGGAATGA
- the LOC120260252 gene encoding aspartic proteinase CDR1-like, translating into MAIKFLTILLSSFLPCSMAMNNTGFILPVIHKYSPLSPYFNTIKNSYDDIISPISYDTGTYLMPIHIGSRLVKRYASIDTGSDLVWINCKPCNSCPEKENPPFDETTSLTYQRFPCLSLVCTKEEDFSCLDNRFCNFRRTYQDDTEVKGELGIDIVLIPLANEPKFANLSFFAFGCAHYSNGSYNRQTEDGLLGLGRGTLSFINQLKAERFSHCFPPLYRNDGRGEMKFGSNAELIGGRTPMLDVPGRQFNYFVKLQGISVGDVRLDLPDRYFDLRSDGNGGFIIDSGTALSTLSDYAYYSMLPMLDKAIGVKRVKQNMYPYRTCYWATERQTRRVRLTYHFAEVDIPFHSSGVFTNLNSYIMCLSINPNGDSGPSVLGALGQTDLNIGYDLTGKFIFMKPRLC; encoded by the coding sequence atggcCATCAAATTCTTAACAATATTGCTATCATCTTTCCTCCCTTGTTCAATGGCAATGAATAACACCGGCTTTATCCTACCAGTGATACACAAATACTCTCCACTCTCTCCATACTTCAACACCATTAAAAATTCTTACGACGACATCATCTCACCAATAAGCTATGACACAGGTACCTACTTGATGCCTATCCACATAGGTTCTCGTCTTGTTAAGCGATATGCTTCCATTGATACTGGCAGTGATCTTGTATGGATTAACTGCAAACCTTGCAACTCATGTCCTGAGAAAGAAAATCCTCCATTTGATGAAACAACTTCTCTCACATATCAGAGGTTCCCTTGCCTTTCTTTAGTATGTACCAAAGAAGAAGATTTCTCATGTTTGGATAATCGATTCTGCAACTTCCGAAGAACATATCAAGATGACACAGAAGTAAAGGGAGAGCTTGGCATTGACATTGTTCTGATCCCCCTTgcaaatgagccaaagtttgcAAACTTGAGCTTCTTCGCCTTCGGTTGTGCCCACTACAGTAATGGTAGTTATAACCGGCAGACTGAAGACGGTCTTTTAGGACTTGGTAGAGGGACACTGTCATTCATCAACCAGTTGAAAGCCGAAAGATTCTCACATTGCTTCCCTCCATTATATAGAAACGACGGGAGAGGAGAAATGAAGTTTGGTTCAAATGCTGAACTTATTGGAGGAAGAACACCAATGTTAGATGTCCCTGGGAGACAATTCAATTACTTTGTAAAGTTGCAAGGTATCAGTGTGGGTGATGTCAGACTGGACCTTCCAGACAGATACTTTGATCTAAGATCAGATGGCAATGGAGGTTTCATTATCGACTCCGGGACGGCATTATCAACCCTTTCCGACTATGCTTACTACTCAATGTTGCCAATGCTGGACAAAGCCATTGGAGTTAAGCGAGTGAAACAGAATATGTATCCATACCGAACATGCTACTGGGCGACAGAAAGGCAAACAAGAAGAGTTAGGTTAACTTATCACTTTGCCGAAGTTGACATCCCGTTCCATAGTTCAGGAGTGTTCACCAATTTAAATAGTTACATTATGTGTCTCTCCATTAATCCTAATGGAGATAGTGGACCTTCGGTTCTGGGTGCATTAGGCCAAACAGACTTGAATATTGGTTATGATCTCACtggtaaatttattttcatgaaaCCTAGGTTGtgttaa
- the LOC120261504 gene encoding 5'-adenylylsulfate reductase-like 3 isoform X2 has protein sequence MAIRVEGVGVVLFLAFLVPAGGKELGLCLRVSALASFLGLHECLVSDSLLAGSVPPIGVLERMALNIVHKNKRKHVAVLFHASWCPFSKSFRPNFDAMSSMFPTIPHFAYEESVIPPSILSRYGVHGFPLLFLLNSTMGVRHHGSRAVSSLVTFYMDVTGIKPVSQLRVEKAEGQAHLTELKGAAEQENCPFSWIRSLEKLLEQDPYLALSSAFVLLRMLYVLLPRLNSCVMWAWGQRIRPASPLNTWDYFQASLLQAKQSFSKLIPFKQSDFQEGALHAKIWASKSLASVSFGDPSSSGRSPSTLDRR, from the exons ATGGCGATAAGGGTTGAGGGCGTTGGAGTTGTGCTTTTTCTGGCGTTCTTGGTACCGGCTGGGGGAAAGGAGCTAGGGCTCTGTTTAAGGGTTTCGGCGCTGGCTTCCTTTCTGGGGCTTCATGAATGCTTGGTTTCTGATTCTCTGCTTGCTGGCAGTGTTCCACCAATTGGTGTCTTGGAG AGGATGGCACTGAATATAGTGCACAAGAACAAGAGAAAACATGTGGCTGTGTTGTTTCATGCATCATGGTGTCCCTTCTCAAAAAGTTTTAGACCAAACTTTGATGCCATGTCTTCTATGTTTCCTACAATCCCTCATTTTGCATATGAAGAATCTGTTATACCACCAAG CATACTTTCAAGATATGGAGTTCATGGGTTTCCCCTgctatttcttttaaattctaCGATGGGGGTGCGGCATCATGGATCACGAGCTGTTAGTTCCCTTGTTACTTTCTACATGGATGTCACAG GCATCAAGCCTGTGTCTCAATTGCGTGTGGAGAAGGCTGAAGGCCAAGCACACTTAACTGAACTTAAAGGAGCTGCTGAACAAGAAAATTGTCCATTCTCATGGATAAGGTCACTGGAGAAATTACTTGAGCAAGACCCTTATTTGGCACTATCAAGTGCATTCGTTTTGTTGAGAATGCTTTATGTTCTCCTTCCAAGACTTAATTCATGTGTTATGTGGGCTTGGGGACAGCGTATCAGGCCTGCAAGTCCATTGAACACATGGGATTATTTCCAGGCATCCCTGTTGCAAGCCAAGCAGAGTTTCAGTAAGTTGATACCATTCAAACAAAGTGATTTTCAGGAAGGGGCACTGCATGCTAAGATATGGGCTTCAAAGTCACTAGCATCAGTATCCTTCGGCGACCCTTCAAGTTCCGGCCGATCACCATCAACACTTGACAGAAGATAA
- the LOC120261447 gene encoding pentatricopeptide repeat-containing protein At4g39952, mitochondrial: MLKRSIPLLAAVRSSASSPLNSLTLHNLISSPNLHLQTLLQIHALILTSGNSTNPFFTSKLISLYASFRRPDLSSLLFSTFPSELHDAFLWNSIVKARFSNSDFNAALRLYRLMRASGFPPDHFTAPMVVSACAELLWVCFGSCIHGDCVKFGLLSGDFVAVGSSLVYMYCKFGLVCDALKVFDEMPLRDVVSWTALIVGCVRNGEFGLGLSCFREMLCVGERVNSRTVDGVLQACAGLAALQEGRCVHGFCLKIGIELSFVNMYSKCDSLEDVVLAFEELPEKDVVSYTAVVGVYARKGLTAECLELFRDMMVSGLEPDGVFIGCMLTGFVNSGSITDGKAFHGVILKRNFLIDTLVGNSLISMYCKFEKLGIAEKIFYNMFERNTESWNLLICGYGKMGSDVKCLDLFREMYAHGLDTVADCNILVPVISSCSQLGALSLGQSVHCYKLKNILPNDATSVHNALVGMYGRCGRFDLARSIFDGMSRDVVTWNTLIATYAHLGYSNEALSLFDQMLAEDIKPTSAALMSALSACSNIAALHRGTQMHNYIREMGLECDVSVCTALVDMYAKCGQIKTSREIFDSMPVKDIVAWNVMISAYGIHGYANEALEIFKEVERSGLEPNGVTFLAILSACSHGGLIEEGKTIFARMSDYGIAPTVKHYACMVDILGRSGNLSDAEAMVLSMPIKPDGGIWGALLGACRAHNNVDKGEHAARMALESDPENEGYYTSLSNMYGSAGRWEEVGRIRGLMKDRGVRKRAGWSALELDGRVLIFTVGDISRPYSKSMPLLLENLCRQMEASCYNLENELSINISSDIY; this comes from the coding sequence ATGCTCAAAAGAAGCATACCACTCTTGGCTGCGGTCCGCTCCTCCGCCTCTTCGCCACTGAATTCTCTCACCCTCCACAACCTCATCTCCTCTCCCAACCTCCACCTCCAAACCCTCCTGCAAATCCATGCTCTTATCCTCACCTCCGGTAACTCTACCAACCCCTTCTTCACCTCTAAGCTCATCTCCCTCTACGCTTCTTTTCGTCGGCCGGACCTCTCCTCCCTTCTCTTCTCCACCTTCCCTTCCGAGCTCCACGATGCCTTCTTATGGAACTCCATTGTCAAGGCTCGCTTCTCCAACTCCGACTTCAATGCCGCTCTCCGCCTCTACCGCCTCATGCGGGCGTCTGGCTTCCCGCCTGACCATTTCACTGCCCCCATGGTCGTCTCTGCTTGCGCTGAACTCCTTTGGGTGTGCTTCGGTTCTTGCATTCATGGTGACTGTGTCAAGTTTGGATTGCTTTCAGGTGATTTCGTTGCTGTTGGGTCTTCTCTTGTTTATATGTACTGCAAGTTTGGGTTGGTTTGTGATGCGTtgaaggtgtttgatgaaatgccgcTGAGAGATGTGGTGTCTTGGACTGCGCTTATTGTTGGCTGTGTGCGGAATGGAGAGTTTGGTTTAGGGTTGTCTTGCTTTAGGGAGATGCTATGCGTTGGAGAGAGGGTGAATTCGAGAACTGTTGATGGTGTGTTGCAGGCTTGTGCTGGTCTTGCTGCATTGCAGGAAGGGAGGTGTGTGCAtggattttgtttgaaaattggCATTGAATTGTCCTTTGTAAACATGTATTCCAAGTGTGATAGTTTGGAAGATGTGGTTCTTGCATTTGAGGAGTTGCCGGAGAAGGATGTGGTGTCCTACACTGCAGTGGTGGGTGTTTATGCTAGAAAGGGCCTTACTGCTGAATGCTTGGAGCTGTTCAGAGACATGATGGTTTCTGGTTTAGAACCTGATGGAGTGTTCATTGGTTGCATGCTCACTGGATTTGTGAATTCAGGTAGTATTACTGATGGAAAGGCATTTCATGGTGTGATATTGAAGAGAAATTTCCTTATTGATACTTTGGTTGGTAATTCTTTGATATCGATGTACTGTAAGTTTGAGAAATTGGGCATTGCAGAAAAGATATTCTATAACATGTTTGAGCGGAACACAGAATCATGGAATTTGCTTATCTGTGGATATGGTAAGATGGGATCCGATGTGAAGTGTTTGGATTTGTTCAGAGAAATGTATGCCCATGGCCTTGATACAGTGGCAGATTGTAATATCTTGGTTCCTGTGATTTCTTCATGTTCTCAATTGGGTGCATTGAGTTTAGGTCAGTCTGTGCATTGCTACAAGTTGAAAAACATACTTCCCAATGATGCAACTTCGGTTCATAATGCACTTGTCGGTATGTATGGAAGGTGTGGTAGATTTGACCTGGCAAGGAGCATTTTTGATGGAATGAGCAGAGATGTTGTTACTTGGAATACACTAATTGCCACTTATGCTCATCTGGGATATTCTAATGAAGCTTTGTCTCTTTTTGATCAAATGCTTGCAGAAGACATCAAACCTACTTCTGCTGCTTTGATGAGTGCCCTCTCAGCTTGCTCAAATATAGCCGCTCTTCACCGTGGAACACAGATGCATAACTACATTAGAGAAATGGGATTAGAATGTGATGTATCCGTCTGTACAGCGCTGGTTGACATGTATGCAAAGTGTGGGCAGATCAAAACTTCAAGAGAAATCTTTGATTCTATGCCTGTGAAAGATATTGTAGCTTGGAATGTGATGATATCAGCATACGGGATCCATGGTTATGCCAATGAGGCATTGGAAATTTTCAAAGAAGTAGAGAGGAGTGGTCTCGAGCCTAATGGAGTTACTTTTCTTGCCATTCTTTCTGCATGCAGTCATGGGGGATTGATTGAAGAGGGTAAAACTATATTTGCAAGAATGTCAGACTATGGCATTGCTCCCACAGTAAAGCATTATGCTTGCATGGTAGACATTCTTGGCAGGTCAGGAAATTTATCAGATGCAGAAGCTATGGTTCTCTCAATGCCAATCAAACCTGATGGAGGAATATGGGGGGCTTTGCTTGGCGCATGCAGAGCACATAACAATGTTGACAAGGGTGAACATGCAGCCAGAATGGCCTTGGAGTCAGACCCAGAGAACGAAGGATACTACACTTCGTTATCCAATATGTATGGTTCTGCTGGAAGATGGGAAGAGGTGGGGAGGATAAGGGGTCTAATGAAAGATAGGGGAGTGAGGAAGAGAGCTGGTTGGAGTGCATTGGAGCTTGATGGTAGAGTTCTCATCTTCACAGTGGGAGATATATCTCGTCCATATTCCAAATCAATGCCACTTTTGTTGGAAAACTTATGCAGGCAAATGGAGGCATCATGCTacaatttagaaaatgaatTATCTATCAACATCTCAAGTGACATATACTGA
- the LOC120261505 gene encoding uncharacterized protein LOC120261505 isoform X2, whose translation MASHNEDLSQIGISLEEKDKLVAEVIRYVLFKTHQSGGCPIKRDELTQLITKNYHQRSLPALVISEAREKLSSIFGYEMRELQRLRPSSHKQSRASQQSAIDPKSYIVVSKLPADIYCKFVNNKENAHVTGFTFVVISIVHLAGGKISEENLWHHLKRLGLNESDEKDPLFGSTKQALEALVQQRLQTRMLLQELNEFSDMKPCS comes from the exons ATGGCAAGCCACAATGAGGACTTGTCACAGATTGGCATCTCTCTAGAG GAGAAAGACAAACTTGTTGCAGAAGTCATCCGCTATGTTTTATTCAAGACACACCAAAGTGGGGGATGTCCTATAAAGAGAGATGAATTAACTCAATTGATAACAAAGAATTATCACCAACGTTCCCTTCCCGCACTTGTAATAAGCGAGGCCAGAGAGAAGCTATCGAGTATTTTTGGGTATGAGATGAGAGAACTTCAACGTTTGCGTCCTAGCTCACATAAGCAGAGCCGTGCTTCTCAACAGA GTGCTATTGATCCAAAGTCTTATATAGTGGTCAGTAAACTGCCTGCTGACATCTATTGCAAATTTGTCAACAATAAGGAGAATGCACATGTTACTGGCTTCACCTTTGTCGTAATCAGCATTGTACATCTCGCTGGAGGTAAAATCTCTGAAG AAAATCTATGGCATCATTTGAAACGGTTGGGATTAAATGAGAGTGATGAAAAAGATCCATTGTTTGGCAGCACAAAGCAAGCACTAGAGGCACTGGTGCAACAAAG ATTGCAAACAAGGATGCTACTGCAGGAGCTCAATGAGTTTTCGGATATGAAGCCATGTTCTTGA
- the LOC120261505 gene encoding melanoma-associated antigen 1 isoform X1, which produces MASHNEDLSQIGISLEEKDKLVAEVIRYVLFKTHQSGGCPIKRDELTQLITKNYHQRSLPALVISEAREKLSSIFGYEMRELQRLRPSSHKQSRASQQSAIDPKSYIVVSKLPADIYCKFVNNKENAHVTGFTFVVISIVHLAGGKISEENLWHHLKRLGLNESDEKDPLFGSTKQALEALVQQRYLQKEKVNGPEGNTVMYELAERALDESVYDKVKDYIAQIANKDATAGAQ; this is translated from the exons ATGGCAAGCCACAATGAGGACTTGTCACAGATTGGCATCTCTCTAGAG GAGAAAGACAAACTTGTTGCAGAAGTCATCCGCTATGTTTTATTCAAGACACACCAAAGTGGGGGATGTCCTATAAAGAGAGATGAATTAACTCAATTGATAACAAAGAATTATCACCAACGTTCCCTTCCCGCACTTGTAATAAGCGAGGCCAGAGAGAAGCTATCGAGTATTTTTGGGTATGAGATGAGAGAACTTCAACGTTTGCGTCCTAGCTCACATAAGCAGAGCCGTGCTTCTCAACAGA GTGCTATTGATCCAAAGTCTTATATAGTGGTCAGTAAACTGCCTGCTGACATCTATTGCAAATTTGTCAACAATAAGGAGAATGCACATGTTACTGGCTTCACCTTTGTCGTAATCAGCATTGTACATCTCGCTGGAGGTAAAATCTCTGAAG AAAATCTATGGCATCATTTGAAACGGTTGGGATTAAATGAGAGTGATGAAAAAGATCCATTGTTTGGCAGCACAAAGCAAGCACTAGAGGCACTGGTGCAACAAAG atATTTACAAAAGGAGAAAGTTAATGGTCCTGAAGGCAACACAGTGATGTATGAACTTGCTGAAAGAGCACTTGATGAATCCGTGTATGATAAAGTAAAAGATTACATAGCACAG ATTGCAAACAAGGATGCTACTGCAGGAGCTCAATGA
- the LOC120261448 gene encoding monoacylglycerol lipase ABHD6, whose product MAACLSFTATRDRCNHLYFSVAGLRSITVNLSGDTIVRCWVPSRPSPAKPKLLLIHGFGANATWQWTPHIRPLLRAGFDLYVPDLLFFGGSFTSLPARSDSFQAETLMSFMESIGVERFGLVGVSYGGFVGYWMAAMYPEAVERLVLCCAGVCLEERDLEDGLFVVRDVNEAASILLPQTPDRLRRLVSLSFVKPPPAIPSLFLADYIHVMCTDYLQEKTELIHELIKHRRLSDLPKINQPTLIVWGEQDQIFPLELGYRLKRHLDENSQLVIIKEAGHAVNLEKAREFYKHIIAFMLDSSSKSKSKSKATMWHRISSSFRSLSMKNFAPNYPLLSGEKTTKDDSVNPFSS is encoded by the exons ATGGCCGCCTGCTTAAGCTTCACGGCGACCCGCGACCGCTGCAACCATCTCTACTTCTCCGTCGCTGGCCTCCGCTCCATCACCGTCAATCTCTCCGGTGATACCATCGTCCGTTGCTGGGTTCCTAGCCGCCCGTCACCGGCCAAGCCCAAGCTCCTTTTAATCCATGGCTTCGGTGCCAACGCTACCTGGCAATGGACTCCCCACATCCGGCCCCTCCTCCGCGCCGGCTTCGACCTCTACGTCCCAGACCTGCTCTTCTTCGGCGGCTCGTTCACCTCCCTCCCCGCCCGTTCGGACTCCTTCCAGGCCGAGACTCTCATGTCCTTCATGGAATCCATTGGAGTGGAGCGCTTCGGCCTGGTGGGGGTCAGTTATGGTGGCTTCGTTGGGTACTGGATGGCAGCCATGTACCCGGAGGCAGTTGAAAGATTGGTGCTTTGCTGTGCCGGTGTGTGCCTTGAGGAGAGAGACCTGGAGGACGGGCTTTTTGTGGTAAGGGATGTGAACGAGGCTGCCAGCATCCTCCTCCCCCAGACACCTGATCGTCTCCGGAGGCTTGTTAGTTTATCCTTTGTTAAGCCTCCCCCGGCCATTCCATCCTTGTTCCTCGCTGATTACATTCAT GTGATGTGCACTGATTATTTACAAGAGAAAACAGAACTGATTCATGAATTAATCAAGCACAGGAGACTTTCAGATCTTCCTAAGATTAACCAG CCTACCTTGATAGTTTGGGGAGAACAAGATCAGATATTTCCGCTAGAACTTGGGTACCGATTAAAGAG GCACCTAGATGAAAATTCTCAGCTTGTGATCATCAAGGAGGCAGGGCATGCTGTCAATCTTGAGAAGGCTAGAGAGTTCTACAAGCATATTATTGCATTCATGCTTGATTCTTCTTCAAAATCCAAAAGCAAGTCAAAG GCGACAATGTGGCACCGCATTTCATCAAGCTTTCGCAGTCTTAGCATGAAAAACTTTGCTCCTAATTATCCGTTGTTGTCCGGAGAGAAGACAACGAAGGATGACTCTGTGAACCCATTTTCATCATAG